Below is a genomic region from Bacteroidota bacterium.
GCCACCAACGAAACGTACCGCAACAAAGCGGGCGAAAAGGTAACCGACACACAATGGCACAACCTCGTTGCATGGGGCAAAACCGCTGAAATCATTGAGAAGTATCTCAAGAAAGGAAGCGAAATTGCCGTTGAAGGAAAACTCCTCAACCGCAATTACACCGACAAAGAAGGCGTGAAGCGCTATGTAACCGAGATACAAGTGAGCGAACTGCTCATGCTCGGAGGAGGAAAAAACTAAAAGCCCCCTTTTATCCCCCGAAGGGGGAAATTAGAA
It encodes:
- the ssb gene encoding single-stranded DNA-binding protein; amino-acid sequence: MNTLRNKVQLIGNLGQNPEVKELNGGKKVAKFSLATNETYRNKAGEKVTDTQWHNLVAWGKTAEIIEKYLKKGSEIAVEGKLLNRNYTDKEGVKRYVTEIQVSELLMLGGGKN